In a single window of the Gossypium hirsutum isolate 1008001.06 chromosome D02, Gossypium_hirsutum_v2.1, whole genome shotgun sequence genome:
- the LOC107909508 gene encoding sterol 14-demethylase, with protein sequence MEADDKFLNMGILIVATLVVAKLISFLIMPRSKRRVPPVIKSWPVIGGLLRFMKGPIVMIREEYPKLGSVFTLNLFNKKITFLIGPEVSAHFFKASESDLSQQEVYQFNVPTFGPGVVFDVDYSIRQEQFRFFTEALRVNKLKGYVDQMVTEAEDYFSKWGDSGEVDLKYELEHLIILTASRCLLGREVRDKLFDDVSALFHDLDNGMLPISVIFPYLPIPAHRRRDQARKKLAEIFANIISSRKNAGKYENDMLQYFIDSKYKDGRPTTETEITGLLIAALFAGQHTSSITSTWTGAYLLRHKEFLSAVVEEQKKLMQKHGGNVDHDVLSEMDTLYRCIKEALRLHPPLIMLLRSSHSDFSVKTRDGKEYDIPKGHIVATSPAFANRLPHIYKDPDTYDPDRFSVGREEDKAAGAFSYISFGGGRHGCLGEPFAYLQIKAIWSHLLRNFEFELVSPFPEIDWNAMVVGVKGKVMVRYKRRQLSVE encoded by the exons ATGGAAGCAGACGACAAGTTTTTGAACATGGGTATTCTCATAGTAGCCACTCTAGTAGTGGCCAAACTCATATCGTTCCTCATAATGCCCAGATCTAAGAGGCGGGTGCCGCCAGTAATCAAAAGCTGGCCGGTAATTGGTGGGCTCCTTCGATTCATGAAAGGGCCCATCGTGATGATCCGGGAGGAGTACCCAAAGCTCGGCAGTGTTTTCACGTTGAACCTGTTTAACAAGAAAATAACTTTCTTGATCGGACCTGAGGTTTCAGCACACTTCTTTAAGGCTTCAGAATCAGACCTCAGCCAACAGGAAGTTTATCAGTTCAATGTTCCGACTTTCGGCCCTGGTGTGGTGTTTGATGTGGATTACTCAATAAGGCAAGAGCAGTTCCGGTTCTTTACGGAGGCCCTTCGAGTTAATAAACTTAAGGGTTATGTAGATCAGATGGTTACTGAAGCTGAG GACTACTTCTCTAAATGGGGGGATAGTGGTGAGGTGGACCTCAAATATGAGTTGGAGCATCTGATTATCTTGACGGCTAGCAGGTGTCTTTTGGGTCGAGAAGTACGTGATAAGCTTTTCGATGATGTGTCTGCACTCTTTCATGATCTTGATAACGGCATGCTCCCTATCAGTGTTATCTTCCCTTACCTGCCCATCCCTGCTCATCGCCGTCGTGATCAAGCTCGAAAGAAGCTTGCAGAAATCTTTGCAAATATCATTTCCTCTCGTAAAAATGCTGGCAAGTACGAGAATGATATGTTGCAATACTTCATTGACTCTAAGTACAAAGATGGTCGTCCAACTACAGAGACTGAAATAACTGGCTTGCTCATTGCTGCGCTCTTTGCCGGGCAGCATACCAGTTCCATTACCTCAACTTGGACAGGTGCCTATCTCCTTCGTCATAAGGAGTTCCTATCAGCAGTGGTGGAGGAGCAGAAAAAACTAATGCAAAAGCATGGAGGCAATGTTGATCATGATGTTTTATCTGAGATGGACACCTTGTACCGGTGCATTAAGGAAGCCCTGAGACTTCACCCTCCACTGATTATGCTTCTGCGCAGCTCACACAGTGACTTTAGTGTAAAAACACGAGACGGGAAAGAGTATGACATCCCGAAGGGTCACATAGTTGCAACATCACCAGCATTTGCAAACAGGCTTCCTCATATTTACAAGGATCCAGACACATATGATCCTGATAGATTCAGTGTTGGGAGGGAAGAAGACAAGGCAGCAGGGGCTTTCTCGTATATTTCCTTTGGAGGAGGCAGGCATGGTTGCCTTGGTGAACCGTTTGCTTACCTTCAGATAAAGGCTATATGGAGCCATTTGTTGAGGAACTTCGAGTTTGAGCTTGTGTCACCTTTCCCTGAGATTGACTGGAATGCTATGGTGGTTGGCGTGAAAGGGAAGGTGATGGTTCGTTACAAGCGGCGACAGCTCTCTGTTGAATAG
- the LOC107909507 gene encoding probable beta-1,4-xylosyltransferase IRX10, which yields MRKWFWGFLFIAFGFVCSIAAERNPRTERISGSAGDVLEDDPVGRLKVYVYELPSKYNKKILQKDPRCLSHMFAAEIYMHRFLLSSPVRTLNPEEADWFYTPIYATCDLTPTGLPLPFKSPRMVRSAIQLISSSWPYWNRTEGADHFFVVPHDFGACFHYQEEKAIERGILPILQRATLVQTFGQRNHVCLNEGSITIPPYAPPQKMQARQIPLDTPRSIFVYFRGLFYDVNNDPEGGYYARGARAAVWENFKNNPLFDISTEHPTTYYEDMQRAIFCLCPLGWAPWSPRLVEAVVFGCIPVIIADDIVLPFADAIPWEEIGVFVAEEDVPKLDTILTSIPPEVILRKQRLLANPSMKRAMLFPQPALPGDAFHQILNGLARKLPHQKSIYLKPGEKILNWTAGPVGDLKPW from the exons ATGAGGAAATGGTTCTGGGGTTTTCTTTTCATTGCTTTTGGTTTTGTTTGTAGCATTGCCGCTGAGCGCAACCCTCGCACTGAGAGAATTTCTG GAAGTGCTGGTGATGTGTTGGAAGACGATCCAGTAGGGAGGTTAAAAGTTTATGTATACGAGCTTCCGAGCAAATACAACAAGAAAATCCTTCAAAAAGACCCCAGATGTCTTTCACACATGTTTGCTGCTGAGATTTACATGCACAGGTTCCTTTTATCTAGTCCTGTTCGAACCCTCAATCCAGAGGAAGCTGATTGGTTTTATACCCCTATCTATGCCACTTGTGATCTTACACCTACTGGTTTGCCATTGCCCTTCAAGTCTCCACGGATGGTGAGAAGTGCTATACAGCTTATTTCCTCAAGCTGGCCTTACTGGAATAGAACAGAGGGTGCTGATCATTTCTTTGTTGTACCCCATGATTTTGGAGCATGCTTTCATTATCAG GAAGAGAAAGCAATTGAGAGGGGGATCCTTCCAATCCTGCAGCGTGCTACCTTGGTTCAGACATTTGGACAACGGAACCATGTGTGCTTGAACGAGGGTTCAATCACAATTCCTCCTTATGCTCCCCCTCAAAAGATGCAGGCCCGCCAGATTCCACTAGATACTCCACGGTCTATTTTTGTCTACTTCCGTGGATTGTTTTATGATGTAAATAATGACCCTGAAGGTGGCTACTACGCGAG AGGTGCAAGGGCAGCTGTTTGGGAGAACTTCAAGAACAATCCACTTTTCGACATCTCCACTGAACATCCAACTACTTACTACGAGGACATGCAACGAGCTATATTCTGCTTGTGCCCACTAGGGTGGGCACCCTGGAGTCCTAGGCTAGTGGAAGCTGTGGTATTTGGGTGCATTCCTGTCATCATTGCTGATGATATAGTGTTACCCTTTGCTGATGCTATTCCATGGGAGGAAATCGGAGTGTTTGTTGCAGAAGAAGATGTTCCTAAGTTAGATACGATTCTCACATCTATACCACCGGAAGTAATATTAAGGAAACAGAGGCTTTTGGCTAACCCTTCGATGAAACGAGCCATGTTGTTCCCGCAACCTGCACTGCCAGGAGATGCTTTCCATCAAATATTGAATGGGCTAGCTCGTAAATTGCCACATCAGAAGAGTATATACTTGAAGCCTGGTGAAAAGATTTTGAACTGGACAGCAGGACCAGTTGGGGACTTGAAACCGTGGTGA
- the LOC107909506 gene encoding indole-3-acetic acid-amido synthetase GH3.17, with the protein MRACPTSCTAVKQQFSTCSRKPKDVNQMTRGNPCQLPGMLPNYDPNDSEAGMKILEDLTENVEQIQQRVLEEIITRNARTDYLKGFLDGEFDKQVFKKTVPVVNYEDIKPYIERIANGDSSNIISAEPIIELLTSSGTSGGQPKMMPSTAEDLHRKTFFYNLLVPVMNKYVDGLDEGKAMYLLFVKPETKTPSGLMARPVLTSYYKSNNFKNRPFNRFNVYTSPDETILCSDSKQSMYCQLLCGLVQRQEVLRVGAVFASAFLRAIKFLEHNWKELCSNIRTGHVSDWITDPGCRKVVSLVLNKPKPELADLIEHECNSKSWEGIIKKLWPRTKYIEVIVTGSMAQYVSTLEYYSGGLPLVSTMYASSECYFGINFKPLSKPWDVSYTLIPNMAYFEFLPVKKKNEDGAQYVQCNGVCKENCMEKETEKEDVETVELVDVKLGQYYELVVTTFTGLYRYRVGDILMVTGFHNKAPQFRFVHRRNVVLSVDTDKTSEEDLLKAVTKAKVIVESLGILLIEYTSYADTSSIPGHYVLFWEITSKGNNHLPVLDHKIMEQCCSTVEESLDSVYRRCRRKDNSIGPLEIRVVQHGTFDALMDFCVSQGSSVNQYKTPRCIKSGEAINILDSRVVARFFSQKAPFWEPV; encoded by the exons ATGAGAGCATGCCCCACAAGTTGTACAGCG GTCAAACAGCAGTTCAGCACATGCTCTAGAAAACCCAAAGACGTTAATCAAATGACAAGAGGTAATCCTTGCCAGTTGCCAGGGATGTTGCCGAATTATGATCCTAACGATAGTGAAGCTGGCATGAAGATACTGGAGGACCTTACGGAAAATGTTGAACAAATACAGCAGCGGGTATTAGAGGAGATAATAACACGAAATGCGCGTACGGATTATCTTAAAGGCTTCCTGGATGGAGAGTTTGACAAGCAAGTTTTCAAAAAGACAGTTCCAGTGGTGAATTACGAAGATATCAAACCTTATATTGAGCGAATTGCCAATGGGGATTCATCAAACATCATTTCTGCTGAACCAATCATTGAGTTGCTCACAAG CTCCGGCACTTCGGGTGGGCAGCCAAAGATGATGCCTTCAACTGCTGAAGACTTGCACAGAAAGACATTCTTTTATAATCTGCTTGTGCCAGTGATGAACAA GTATGTAGACGGCTTGGACGAAGGAAAAGCAATGTATCTTTTGTTTGTTAAGCCGGAGACTAAAACTCCCTCCGGTCTAATGGCGAGGCCTGTCTTAACAAGCTACTATAAGAGTAATAATTTCAAGAATCGACCCTTCAACCGCTTCAATGTTTACACTAGTCCTGATGAGACCATCTTGTGCTCTGACAGCAAGCAGAGCATGTACTGTCAATTACTTTGCGGTTTAGTACAACGACAAGAGGTTTTAAGAGTTGGTGCAGTTTTTGCTTCTGCTTTCCTACGGGCCATCAAGTTCTTGGAACATAATTGGAAAGAGCTCTGCTCCAACATTAGAACGGGTCATGTCAGTGATTGGATCACTGACCCCGGTTGCAGAAAAGTAGTATCACTAGTTCTCAACAAACCCAAACCGGAGTTAGCCGACTTGATCGAACATGAATGCAATAGTAAATCCTGGGAAGGGATAATTAAGAAACTCTGGCCTAGAACAAAATACATTGAAGTTATTGTTACAGGTTCCATGGCACAATATGTATCTACTCTTGAATACTACAGTGGTGGGCTACCTTTGGTTTCCACAATGTATGCTTCTTCAGAATGTTACTTTGGGATCAATTTCAAACCACTGAGCAAGCCTTGGGATGTCTCTTACACCCTTATCCCGAATATGGCTTACTTCGAGTTCTTACCTGTGAAGAAAAAAAACGAAGATGGAGCTCAATATGTCCAATGCAATGGTGTTTGCAAAGAAAATTGCATGGAAAAAGAGACCGAAAAGGAAGATGTTGAAACTGTTGAGCTCGTGGATGTTAAGCTTGGCCAGTATTATGAACTCGTTGTCACAACTTTTACAG GCCTGTATAGATATAGAGTTGGAGACATTCTAATGGTAACTGGATTCCACAATAAAGCTCCTCAATTTCGATTCGTGCATCGGAGGAATGTCGTTTTAAGCGTTGACACAGACAAAACCAGTGAGGAAGACCTGTTAAAGGCAGTGACAAAAGCAAAGGTCATTGTTGAGTCGCTTGGTATCCTCTTGATCGAGTACACTAGCTATGCCGACACTTCCTCTATACCAGGCCATTATGTGCTATTCTGGGAGATCACAAGCAAAGGGAATAATCATCTTCCAGTACTTGATCATAAGATAATGGAGCAGTGTTGCTCCACGGTGGAAGAATCTCTTGATTCTGTTTATAGAAGATGTCGGAGAAAGGACAATTCAATTGGACCATTGGAGATAAGAGTGGTGCAACATGGAACATTTGATGCACTCATGGATTTCTGTGTGTCTCAAGGATCTTCTGTTAACCAATACAAGACACCAAGATGCATCAAATCTGGGGAGGCCATTAACATATTAGATTCTAGGGTGGTAGCAAGGTTTTTCAGCCAAAAGGCACCTTTTTGGGAGCCTGTTTAG